The genomic stretch CAACGAGTGAGGCGTGGAGTGTGGAGGTTCTGCCAAGTGACTCAGGTGAGAGTTGAACCCATTCAAGAATGGTTCAGTGTTTGTATAGCACCCTTACTAATTTCAAAAGCACCTTCAATGATTATACTGGATAAGTACCTGATACTTCTGGAGTTCCTCCGTGGGACTTAAGACCGGTGTGTGGCGCAGTTGTCACTTACATGCTCCACTGCCCCACCATACTTAACGCCATACATATATTATAtctcgtaattttttttttgcaatttttgtaacagATTTTGCAAACTAACTTTGTAACAACTCTGTAACTCTGTTACAAACTTTGTGAATAAATCAAATGGGACAAAAATagatacaaatacaaatagataaaaatccacccagcaCTTGTTTTTAAATCCCCATGAATCATAATCACTTTCTCAGAGCAAGCCGTTCACAGATTATTGGCAAAGTGACATCACTTTGTACTGGCCCCTCCCACGACTGTTGATGGACACTGCCGTTTTAGCATAGACACGTCCTGAGtgagctgtagacggtaatgttttctcttgtttcatttctctcggttcatgtcaaaaaaattttgataaataagtcggacctgactataagtcgcaggaccagccaaactttgaaaaaagtgcgacttatagtctgaaaaatacggtaaccGCAACAGTTTGATAAACtgtttgataccggcatatccctactgcttacacaaatgtagcaaatacagtctttataagctttccattgaaaaacagcgatctatTGAGGCTTAgatatttataatgatatatagtttaagataaaatttgtcccgtttcatttaatctgttcgtaaacactgacacgtgtgAGTTTAGGGGCATTTAGGACGCCTGCCTTCTgttgctggctaacaggttaaatgaGATTGGTGTCCATTACTGAAATTTGGTGGTTGTGACAACTCTAATGATATTCCTGTTAACAGGGCTGATTATGTTTTGAATCATGCAATTGTGAATCAGAAAGAATGTAAAACCAGACTGTGCCAGTAGCAGGCATACGGCAGTCTGTGTGTGGTCTTGTCTCCCTGCCCGTTTGCATCCCAAACACTAGAAAGAGAGAATAAGTgattgttttttccttttttctgggGTTTGTTTCAGTTCTAGGCAGTGGAAAAGTGGACTTTAAAGACAATTGAGACCTTGCATTGGTACAATTGAGCATGTAAATGAGAGTCCTCTATGGCAATGTCCtgggtgtgtttatgtgtgtgtggataCACCGTTTCCTACAGTTAATGAATCTGTGTTTCAGAAGCTGCAGACCTGAAGCAGGAAGAGCGACTGCAGGAGCTGGAGAGCTGCTCAGGTGTGGGTAGCACTTCAGATGACACCGAGGTCAGAGAGGTCAGCTCCCGACCCAGCACCCCGGGACTCAGTGTTGTTTCAGGTACACATACACAAAAGCCTAATCGTCTAAATGCATTCAAATGAGCAACCGCTGTCAATCTGGAATTGCACAATTGAGCAAACATGACCTTGCAGAATTCGACAATCCAAaggttttaacattaacattcaaATGTGACATGCATATTCTCTGCCTCGCTGAGTTCTTTACTCAGCGACTCTTCTTCCCTGACATGCTGATGAAGACGAATAGCCATGTAAGACAACGGCAAACTCCCAAAAGACTACTTGTGGGGAGTTTTACCTGAGGACTTTGGCAGATGCATCGCCTTTTCATTCCTTCACCATTCAATCTTGGCGTTTCCATCTCTCGTTCACCTACTCTGACCTCCCTGGGGATCCTCCTGCCCTCTTTGTGTGATCAAGAGAGCATTGGCATGGTTTCCTCGCTTCCATGAAGAGCTTGAAATGAGGTGTAACCACTCCATCACTTACACGCTAGACTTTTGCTTATTCTCTGAACTATTCTGGATCTCTGAGAGACATATGCACAGTCAACCGTACGCTTGTTTTGCTAAGGCAGCAAaacaaagtgttttatttatttatttattttttttttttctttcatttcttccTTTGTATCAGAGGTAGTACGTCATGCCAAAGTTTCCTCTTTGACAAACCAAACTACTTCACAGCTctatacacaatatatttatttctgtgctTTATAATTGGAGGCTTTGCTGATTTGTTACATATTGTTTGTGCAGGCATCAGTGCCACATCAGAGGACATCCCCAATAAGATTGAAGACCTACGCTCAGAGTGCAGCTCAGATTTTGGAGGCAAAGACTCCGTGACCAGCCCAGATGGAGAGGACTCTGCTCACGGTACTAACACATAATCAAGTGACTGattgggcacacacacacacacacacacacacacacacacacactgcttcatTCTCAGAGATGCACTAACAAAGTTTTACTCCTTAAGATGTAAGCATATAAGTAGAGTAGAGCCTCACTGTGGCTGTCCAGACATCAAATTGGTTAGCATGGTTCCCTTGCTGGGAAATGATTCCACTTCAGtgaaattttatataatatatgactttgtatatatttacacctacctttaaaaagtttggggtctgtaggtttttgaaagatgttaatacttttattcaggaaggatgcattaaatcgatcaaaagtaTATAAAAACTTAGGGAACattttatattgatatatatatatttctaatattacTGTACtatattttgaacaaataaatgcatcctttatgagcattagagacttctttcaaaaacaaaaaatggctAATGTTATTGACCAACGgccataacattttatataataactgGCTCTTCTGTATTTTTTACATTGGGTGTCTAATAATGTTGTACACAAGTTTATGGGAAAGGGGTAGCAGACAGCATAATGCTGACATATGTTGTTTAAAGATGAAAAGAGACAGCAAAACATATCAACATAATAACTTGGTGCATCTTGGttcaagtttaaataaaaatttgttgTGAGTTTTGTTAGACTCTGTAAACTATAAAGGATTACATCAAACGTTTTATCTTCagacataatgttttttttttttttttccttcattgtTAATTTTTATCCTCTACAGTTGTTGAATATGTTTCTTGGGATTTCTGGTGTGGGACGAACATGTCCTTTGTCACTCATTTACTTTATCCCTTTATGCACCCCTCCATTCTTCCACCTCTCTAGGAGCTCACAGTCTATCCTGCGCACCCTCTCAAACAGATTCACTGCTGGCCATGTTCGATCCCCTCTCCTCTGGAGAAGGTAATGTcacttcccagcatgcactgctgtAGAATGCAGTACTTACACATGTAAGAGCTAGAAAGAAGTGCCATTAATGTGCCTAATGACAAAAGCCCACTAAACAGTGTGTGCGCTGTGAAATAAAGCAATCGCTTGCcagatttattttctgttatgaCCCATTCTTGTTGAATATAGGGTTTTATTATGTTGGTGTTTAAAGGCTAAATTGGATTTGTGGTTGTTTAAGCCTACAAATCTACAATAGAAAAttgcataaatgtgtgttggagaGATATTGTGAGAGAAATACGTGTTTGTGGGGCAAGGTGAGGGGATGACAGGTTGCTAGACCTCACTGCAGGCGTTTTGGCTCAGTGGCCTGTCCCAGCTGAGCTGGTGGCACAGGGCTGGCATTAGAACGCACACAGCAGAGATGCTGTACCCTTGGAACAGGTGGCCTACTTTCACCTGAGGTCTGTCTGACTCTGACAGCGCTCTCAAGctctctcgcgcacacacacacacacacacacacacacacacactcctgctgacAGTGCGCATGCAACCTTTTTTATGAATGCCAGTTAAACAGAAGTCATGTCACGACCCTGGCTCTAGTTTTGTTTGTCAAAAACTGGAGGTTATGCTGCAAATATCAATTTGCAAAAACAGTTTTCTCACAGGTACAGAGTTTAGCCAGTGACAtgatttaaatccaaaagcaaagACCCTCTAAATTTGGGTCAAATGTCTTTGCAGGTTCATCCACTGGCACCATCGTGCGACCCAAGGTGCACTATCCCCGGCCCCCTCACCCTCCCCCTGACCCGCCCATTCCAGAGGCCAGCATAACAGGCTACCAGGAGCCTCGTCCACCCCTCTTCGCCCCCCACCTGGTGCAGAGTGACCTGGAGCATCCCAAACAGAGGCACTCTTTCCCTGAAAGGCTGGTCAGAAGCCGCAGCACAGATGTGGTGTCTGCTGGCCGCAGACCCACCAGTGACCCCGGACTGAACCGCAGGACCATGATGGAGGAGAGAGACCCGGCTGGAGCTTATTCCACAGGACCCACCTCCTCTCCCAGCAAGGATTCACTCAAAGGAGATGTGAGAAAGATGGATTATCAGTTTTGTCTAATCTGTATTATTCATGTATACTTgctaggggtgtcacgattctccaaatcctcgattcgattgcattttcgattctaaggtcacggttcgattcgattctcgatttttacatttattctctttaaagcaagactagacttttatgtaatataatatctgacctttgtttgcaatgtaccacattacaatgtcaaatttaaaacttttattaacaacataatgtaacaataacttttatctttagtcaattgaaaacttaaaataaactgccatccagtttctcttttgtaagtgcagtcacaaaagatgacattcaagttcataacaaatcaaacaaaaacaataaaaaatgactaaactaaccttcaaatattacgatgtatctatttaaaagattaaagataaaacacttgttaaacacttcactgtcattcatttagatttatatatatatatatatatatatatatatatatatatatatatatatatatatatgtgtgtgtatatatatatgtatatatgtgtgtgtgtgtgtgtgtgtgtgtatatatatatatatatatatatatatatatatatatatatatatatatatattatgtatgtatgaacagtatgtgtgttgtgtgtgtgcatcatcacagtctgtaaaatatgtgtatctcttattacaagactgcaatcactagcaaacAGAAGAATTCCatttaatcaagtatctacaaaagatctactctataaacaatgcattaaattacattaaagacaaaaataaattaaacaagcaaaagaaatgattactcgcatgtatctggtccactgatgaagtcatgggtcaagtcaagtgaattattaatcattttctaacaggcgtcgaatactgactttaggaaaaggggaataaccaatgacatttgagataacaactaaaacagcaagccccgccccacgactgacaaaaataaaattgttcgcgcgagcagaggtgagatggtcgagcgcgaggatgtggggaatgcGCACGCGCGCGAGGGCTTGTATTGCGCACAGAGTACATGTCAcgcgccagcatcagttgtatgctcggttatttttgtcattgatttgccgtcatacaacatgggggcgtggcagcatcgacgattccattttttaattcgaagttcgagactgtgacttaatttcgatcaatttcgatttaaaatcgaaatcgtgacacccctaatacTTGCTCTGCTACatcaatattacaattttaaataactggtttctattttattacattttaaaattatattactatgatagcaaagctgaattttcagcatcattactccagtctgcagtgCCACAAtgtccttcagaaagcattctaatatgcttattttctACTCaagaattattttgtattattatcaatattgaaaacatttgtgctacttaatatttttgtgaaaaccatgattgtattttttaaatgaatttgaagatcaaaagaacagcatattttTAAATTAGACATATTTTGTAACCGTACACattctttactgttacttttgatcaatttacactttttctttctttcttacataaatttaaattaaaattttacttaatttttcttCATTCAGGGTTTGCGTTACTTGAGGTCAGTTAATTGACAATGTAAAATTTTGAGTGAACAACtactttaaataatcatgtttttgtaTGTGTGCAGTCTGAGGACAGAAAGGATAGTGATGATGAGAAGTCTGACAGGAACAGACCCTGGTGGAAGAAGCGCTTTGTTCCTGCCATTCCTAAAGGTGAGAAGTTTAAGAAGacaaatattattcattttaaaaatcaaaGGTTTTCTATTGACTATTCTTTTCTTTGAAATGTTTGATCACTTTACAGTAAAGATGTTTTGTATGGAATTACCATGTACGTTTACATGTTTGGTGtataaagtgtacatttttcactTTGATGAATGTTAAATCGAGCAGCATTTATTAAttctattgtaacattataaatgtttttaatgtcacttatgatcaatttaatgcatccttgcagactaaaagtattaatttggACAGCCAAACTAGCAATTAGCATTTAGCATGGCTTGGGCGGAAAGTTTGTGTGTGAAGCCCAACCCTGTCTGTTGCTGTCTGTGTTCCTCACACAGTGTTCTATTGGACtgcagagggtgaactcccagGTAACCCACTCTTCAAGCTCTCTCCCACTCAGTTCAGTGCTGTACACTAGCAGCCCGAATATTTGCTAGTCCCTGTAGACTTCTCTTCGCCACTGTGTGACGGCTAGAGCTGTGATGAAGCACAGTCGAGCGTCATCTTTTCATTCATGCAGCCATCTtggattttcattatttattttgtagtggTTGAACTCTATAAAAGGATCCACTTGAAAAAGATGTATAATTTGCTTTAGGGATACAAAAACTACAGAATGTTGGTGTCaagtcaaaactaaaataaataatataactatTGAAGTTGACTATTGAAATTTTGGTTTCAGAACCTCAATTTTCATAGACTTGTCATATAAAGACAatctcatcctttttttttttttgcccatacaTATGGCATTCTGCAGCACAGAGTCCCAcatctgtgtgtttgcacttaGTAGTGACATGCTTCTTGTTTTAGTTCCCCATTTCTGAATATTTTGTAGTGGCTGTGTGGAGCAAATAAATTCAAAGATTGTTCGTCTATTTGGTGCAGTGGACTGGAGAGGGTCCGTGTCTTGAGGTTTGCCCTCTTGTAGGAACACGGCTGCAGCTTTGTGCAATTTTTGTGAGAATAACTGcatctttaatttttttgcagtgccgATCTCTGGGCTCCGAAAGCGGGACAAGCCGGAAAAAGACGAGCAAGGAGTGGAGAGGGTACCACAAGGTCTGATTCCATTTAACACTTATCATACACTCACTGCAGCCATCGTCCAAGCTGATCATGTGTGTTTGCATCTCAGGTATACCAGATGAGCCTTCAGCGCTCAGGCAGACCTCTAAGACCCAGTCAGCGGAGGCAATAATGGACAAGTACAAGTACATCATGGAGAGACGACCCACTCACAGTGATGGGGCACTTGCTGGAACTTATGTTGGACAAGGTTTGTAATATTCATACTATGACATAGAAACACATGAAATTGGTACACACTCTCTTTCTTCAGTATTGTggagaaaataattaaaagtattgATGCTTCTTACAATTTATATTAGACTGATACAGACACTGTAGCTTATCCTCTCAGATAGTGTCCCCTCATtgtccaattaatttttttattattatctttatttatttattaaatacttgtGTATAATAGCTTTTGTTAGGATCTTGTGCTTAGAATAGCAATGGGGCAAGGAAATCGTTTCCTATAGCTACATAAAGAGTagcttgattacatttttttttattgttttcccaATACTGCTTATGTTGCTTCTACTTTTATCCGTTAGACAAAATTGATTAATGAAACTGATAGTCATCTGctgttttgtaactgtttttacagAGCCTTGTAGAGAGGTAGACAGTGAGCACGATTCCCCTAAAGATGAAGCTCTGCAGAACATCTCTGCAGATGACCTTCCAGACTCTGCCAGTCAGACAGCACCCCCTCAAGACAAGACATTCTCCTTCAGGTCTCTTAGACAAACAAACtctaaatcaaactttttttctctTGAAAGTAAAATCAGTACATTCTGAAAGTCTAAATCTCAGGAAGCAAAATGGCAAAGAACATTTAACAGAATCAGAATGATGAGTGAATTTTGAACTTATGTGTGCATAATCTGTCTGTTGTATCTCTGCAGTGATATTAAGAAAAAGCTACGCCTGGCGCTGTGCTCTGCAGATTCTGTTGTATTTCCCATCATTCCACCAGCAACAACACGTAATGGTCTCCCAGACCATGCAGATCCCGAAGGTTACTTATTATCCATGTTATTTCCTAATATCTGTTCTTGACTTATGCTTTACTTATTACAAAGTTGTTtcttttagtttataataataataataataatgaagacaataataaatgaatactattttaatattgtaatgattattattaacacttatattatttattcctattattattttataaattattattgttgttgttcttattattattcctatTATTATACTAGTCCTGTTTAAAGGGAACCTTTTATCTGAACTAAAGTTTTCGTAGATATGTACTCATGGGGTGAAAGTAGTTGTTCCATAGGTTTTGAGGTTCAAAACGCTGTGCATTTATGGTCTGGCCCctgtctcctctctctcctcagaCAACGAGATCGTGTGCTTTCTGAAGGTGCAGCTGGCGGAGGCCATTAACCTGCAGGATAAGAACCAGATGGCTCAGATCCAGGAGACTACGCGCTGCGTCAGCCACCTCGACCCCCGCACCTGCAGAAAACTGCTCACTGCCATGGCAGAGGACTACAGGTACACACATTAGTCtcttattcctctctctctcttcatatcTGACAAACTTAGTCACATTGGTTCTCTCTTTTATTCActtctctcacacacaacaatgaaTCACCATTTATTAAAAGATTGTGCTGacatatttttgggcatgactcCATCGTGAGCGCTGTGATGGTTTTGTGCACTAGGAAACGGGCTCCATACATTGCCTATCTGACGCGGTGCAGGCAAGGCCTGCAGACATCTCAGGCTCATCTGGAGAGACTCCTGCAGAGAGTGTTAAGAGACAAAGAAGTGGCCAACCGCTACTTTACCACCGTCTGTGTCCGACTGCTCCTGGAACACATGGAGTCAAAGATGCTTGACTTCATCAAAGGTCTGtatgatgaataaaaaagttcaaatgaacaggtTTTacctgaaatagaaatctttttaacTTTATACATGGATTTactgtcacgtttgatcaatttagcaaTCGTTGCTAAATAACTCTACATTTAGTCTTGTTTTTATtcgtcaacaatattgcattatacattttaattatagtactcatcacatgaccagcatttacgtTGCTTGTCTTGTTTTCATCACGTAATAAAGGTTCGTTGATGatgatatttagtcataatttttgtTGATGAAAGAAACACTAGCTGTAGCTgttcaaaaatattacatattttgttaGTGCAAAATAACATTACCATGCgtatatttaattaaactaaatttgAGTGCTTGTATGAAATGATGCCATGAAATCCCTGCATTTAAAGAGGTAgttaatcaaaattttaaattatgtcattaatgactcaccctcatgtggttccaaacccatgagaccgtttatcttcagaacaccgtttaagatattttagatttagtccgagagctctcagtccctccattgaagctgtgtgtacggtacactgtccatgtccagaaaggtaataaaagcatcatcaaagtagtccatgtgacatcagagggtccgttggaattttttgaagcatcgaaaatacattttggtccaaaaatagcaaaaacgacgactttattcagcattgtcttctcttccgtgtctgttgtgagcaagttcaaaacactgcagtgtaatgatatccggttcacgaataaatcatttgatgtaaccagatcttcttgaacaagttcaccaaatcgaactgaatcatttgaaatggctcgcgtctccaataagcattaatccacaaatgacttaagctttttTACcgtggctgacactctctctgaataaaacaaaccaatatcccggagtaattaatttactcaaacagttcactgactgaactgctgtgaagagagaactgaagatgaacaccaagccgagccagataacgaacaaaagactgactcgtttaaatctaaaatatcttaaactgtgttccgaagatgagcggaggtcttatgggtttggaacgacatgagggtgagtcattagtgacataatttagatttttgggtgaactaaccctttaagtcccTCTCTGTGGTTCTGCAGCATTTCAGGGCTGCACAGCATCTGATGATAAGACAGCAGCCGTGGAGGATTTCCTGCGTTACCTGTATGGAGCCATGGCCCATGATGCCATCTGGCAGTACGCCAGTGAAGAGCAGCTCCAGGATGCCCAGATGGCCATCGAACGCAGCGTCATGAACCGCATCTTCAAACTGGCATTCTACCCCAATCAGGATGGGGATATCCACAGAGATCAGTAAGGAAACTCATAAAACCTTCTTCCTTACTCCTGTTCATTTTCACATTGGGTCTAAACCAGATGTGATGCATTAATCAACCTCCTCTATACTAGTCTGTCTGACGTTTTGTCAGTCAAATGGTTTCTGTCTTTGTTGCATTACACTGGTTATATATGGACTTAAAActatatcaaaatattttcttgtatttaTTGCAATTAACTAGGGGTGCGCCGATCACGATCGTTATTGTTAttgaccggctttactgacgagatgcgcattaacgatcggccgatcgtgatcggagcagccctacaaTTAATACATTatcaatgataataattaatattcatattcaaaaaaacttttgtttgtttAGAGACAAGTATTATTTTTTACACCCAGTGCAGAAACTCATGCATCACGTTATTAGACCTTACAGTGTTCCCGGAACAAAGACATCAAGCTATAAAAAATGACATCCAGCTATCGCTATAGCTGATTAAAAAGAAGACAGAATCACTTTAACTGACCAGACATGAAAACAATATATGgattatctttatttttcaagCCATCTTGGATATTTTTATAAGAATAAAGTATATTCATAATGCAGTGCTAATCAACTTAGTCTTTATCACTGTATAGAATACTATAAAATATTACGATTTCTGCCTCATTCTGTGATATGAAACCACGTTTCAAACACTCGACTCAATGTTGAAGTGAAGTGAATTTGACGTAGGTCAATAAATCTCTGTTGGACAAAAGGTTTTTAAACAGGCGCAGAAACATGCAAAACTGTGTCGTACACTTGCTACTGTAGTACATTTATTCATTGCAcagtaataaataatttttttgttgcacTGTTCATCCTTGACTAAACCAGTCCCAGATTGTAGAGGCAGCTCCTCATTTAGCGAGAAACTCCTCATCAGTTTCACATCTGCTTTCTACCATGCCTCTCCAAATGGTCACACTCAGAAATATTTCAAGAACTAGGCTTTATCATGAGAAGACAAATTTTTATCATGGGAGAATTTTTACCAGTATATTGCAAATAAGATCTCACCCATTCCTATTTCAAATGGCTGTGCTTTTGTTTATTTGCGCAAGAAAATAGTATGTTAATGATATGTCTCCTTTATTCAAGGCTATTCCTGGAGCACATTCAGCGTCTGTCCAAAGTGGTGACGGCCAATCACAAAGCCCTGCAGATCCCAGAGGTAACCATTTGCACAATGTCTCAAAATATAGCAAGAAACAAAGATGGAAAAATGGCAGTTATAgatcgttgtgtgtgtgtgtgtgaatctgtgcAGGTCTATTTGAAGGAGGCACCATGGCCCTCAGCACAGGCTGAGATCAGGACCATCAACGCCTATAAGACCCCACGAGATAAAGTACAGTGTATCCTCCGCATGTGCTCCACAATTATGAACCTGCTCAGCCTGGCCAATGAGGACGCTGTACCCGGGGCTGATGACTTTGTCCCAGTGCTCGTCTTTGTCCTGATTAAAGTGAGTTAAGAGACAACCTTAGAGTGTTAATGTTCATAATTGTGTTAAGCGTGTTGTGCATTCTGtacagtaaaattataatttctgATAGTTGGCTGGCACTAAGGCCCATAAGCTTTGTTGTCTTATAAGTAATCAAATATTCTttggtatttaataaaaatatctctttatacgtttattaaataaattcagtttgttcTGTAATCACAACTACAGTACATCCATAACACATAATGAATTTATTAAACTGCTTAAAGATGTAAGCAACTGGCAGTTTCATAAGAGTTtcacaagaaaaagaaaatcctggaatgttttcctcaaaaaccttaatgtCTTTGCAACTAAAGAAAGACAGACATGAACATGACATGTCaagagtaaattatcaggatatttttattctggaagtgaactaatcctttaaggctAGTTTTATATACTTTACTGCTCAAATGTTTTGGGGTTgctccaaagtttttttttttttttattctctccaggctgcatttatttgatcaatacagcatacagtaaaaatgtaaaaacaaattaaatctctTTACTGTCTCTCTTGAGCAATTTCATTAATTCTTGCtgatatttatttcttaaaataaaaaaagttacaaacttTTGATCGCTAGTTAATGTGAAAACAGTTAATGCACAGATCCTAATGTTAGAGTTCTTTTGTTTGCTTTGATGtaagttttgttattttgtgcagtgtacttttttttttttcaccccatACCTATTTGTATTAGTTATGCACACACCCACACCAGATTTTCTACTTGTAAGTGTGCTTGAATGTGTAAGCATGCACAATGTGGGTGGTCAGATGTTAACTCGTACATTAATTCCCCCCTTTCGCTCGTTCTCTCCCTCCCTCCAGGCAAACCCTCCCTGCCTTCTGTCCACCATTCAGTACATCAATAATTTCTACGCCAGCAGACTGAGCGGGGAGGAGTGCTACTGGTGGATGCAGTTCACTGCCGCCGTGGAATTCATTAAAACCATCGACGATCGCAAGTGAAGCAGAACAGCCACCTGTATGGACAGA from Carassius auratus strain Wakin unplaced genomic scaffold, ASM336829v1 scaf_tig00216413, whole genome shotgun sequence encodes the following:
- the gapvd1 gene encoding GTPase-activating protein and VPS9 domain-containing protein 1 isoform X4, which encodes MVKPDIHTLAHHLKQERLYVASEKQLIQRLNNEVLKTAERLCRAAWIAKQQRINLDRLILTSAEASPAECCQHAKFLEDTQFVDGYKTLGFQESIYGEFLGRLRENPRLVASCLVAGERLSHEHTQGVIHTVFTSLYGNCIMQEDECYLLQVLRYLVEFELKESDNPRRLLRRGTCAFSILFKLFSEGLYSAKLFLTATLHEPIMQLLVEDEDHLETDPAKLIDRFTPAQQERLFGEKGTDEYRRKVQAAVEANEAKLVALVNTFINYLKQNTYCFPQSLRWIVSQMYKTLAHVERLEVGEVRTMCTDLLLTCFICPAIVNPEQYGIISDAPINEVARFNLMQVGQLLQQLAMSDADDGDPRRKSSLSKFDKMCVSAFLDVVIGGRAVETPPMSSMNLLEGLTRTVVYMTHNQLLALVDFVRSVTAGDQLREEDHLALETLIAHVPQSRTTKSNSLELTPSNTPQLSPVTTPANKKNRLPIGQQLAAITCWEPSATALSAHIPLVTPFAGSRSRSRTNMAQEGEIEASSLESLQEVTPEEVLVISLGTSLQTVPGMMSENEVLTLHLGDGGQGDAPVDDTKLHGKPDKTLRFSLCSDNLEGISEGPSNRSNSVSSLDLEVESVSEGGPGPSGSNGAEALQLLEHEQATTQDNLDDKLRKFEIRDMMGLTEDRDISETVSETWSTDVLGSDFDPNMDEDRLQEIAGAAAENALGSMLCLPVLLDPYGSTISETTSEAWSVEVLPSDSEAADLKQEERLQELESCSGVGSTSDDTEVREVSSRPSTPGLSVVSGISATSEDIPNKIEDLRSECSSDFGGKDSVTSPDGEDSAHGSSTGTIVRPKVHYPRPPHPPPDPPIPEASITGYQEPRPPLFAPHLVQSDLEHPKQRHSFPERLVRSRSTDVVSAGRRPTSDPGLNRRTMMEERDPAGAYSTGPTSSPSKDSLKGDSEDRKDSDDEKSDRNRPWWKKRFVPAIPKVFYWTAEGELPVPISGLRKRDKPEKDEQGVERVPQGIPDEPSALRQTSKTQSAEAIMDKYKYIMERRPTHSDGALAGTYVGQEPCREVDSEHDSPKDEALQNISADDLPDSASQTAPPQDKTFSFSDIKKKLRLALCSADSVVFPIIPPATTRNGLPDHADPEDNEIVCFLKVQLAEAINLQDKNQMAQIQETTRCVSHLDPRTCRKLLTAMAEDYRKRAPYIAYLTRCRQGLQTSQAHLERLLQRVLRDKEVANRYFTTVCVRLLLEHMESKMLDFIKAFQGCTASDDKTAAVEDFLRYLYGAMAHDAIWQYASEEQLQDAQMAIERSVMNRIFKLAFYPNQDGDIHRDQLFLEHIQRLSKVVTANHKALQIPEVYLKEAPWPSAQAEIRTINAYKTPRDKVQCILRMCSTIMNLLSLANEDAVPGADDFVPVLVFVLIKANPPCLLSTIQYINNFYASRLSGEECYWWMQFTAAVEFIKTIDDRK